Below is a genomic region from Prolixibacteraceae bacterium.
AGCAAACGAAGTTACTGTAGCAATGGAACAACTTAATGCATTGAACGATATCTTCACAAAAGAGGTTCGTCCAATCTTTGTTAAGTAATAACATAAACCACTTAAAGAGTCTGGGACGCTTTAAGTGGTTTTATTAAAACTCTATAGCCAAATGTTACAAAACTACTTCAAGATTATGCTTTTCGCACTCATACTACTCTCATGCGAAAGGGATGCAAACAAAGATGTCACCAAACCGGATATTAATAGTACGGTGAAAATGGCATCTGCAAGAGAATTGTCGGCTGGAGTATCTACGATCTTTACTGCGACAAGTAAAGCATACGACACCAATGCCGACTGGGCTTCAGGTAAGCTATATGATCGATTTCTTGATGGGGATGCACTCTATGACGACCCGCGAGATACGAGCGACGACCCACGTACAGGAGGACGAGGACCTCTATTCTGTGGAACATCATGTGGAAGTTGTCATAACAACAGTGGACGAACCAAATCTTCACTTATTAGAGATGGCGGAACAGGACCAGGTGACTTCTCTTCATTTCTTACATTTTTCAGAACACCTAATGATCAATACCATCGTAACTATGGTAGGGTTCTTCATGATCACGCGGTATATGGAATGAAACCTGAAGGTAAAGTACATGTAGAATATACAGAAGAGAAACATAAACTTCCAGATGGAACTGAATACTCTCTTCGAGTTCCTCGTTATTGGATTACAGACTTCTATGCTGAAGACATTGACATGAGTCAAGTGGAGATGACCGTAAGAACCCCATTACGTCATGTAGGAATGGGACAGATTATGGCATTGGACTTAGATGAAATTAGATCTTTAGAAAAGAAGCAATATCCAGAATATGGAATATCGGGAGAGATCAACTGGGTTTTTGAACGAGGAAAAAAACAAATCGGTTTAACAGGACATAAAGCACATCATGCCGACTTAACTGTTGAATTAGGATTCCTCTCTGATATGGGGATTACAAATCATCGTTACCCTCTTGAGATTGCTTATGGTCAGCCTCAAGTAACAGGAGAACAACGAATAGAAATATCCTCTGACGACATGGCTGATGTAGATCTTTATCTCCACTGTTTGGGGGTACCCTCTCGACGAAATATTAATAGCGAAATGGTCAAGTATGGAGAGAAGATGTTTCGAAAAGCGAAATGTCACCTTTGTCATGTAGAGACACTACATACAAGACCTGAAGGAGCAACTCTAATTGACGGAACCAATCTTCCATGGTTAGGAGGACAAACCATTCATCCATACTCAGACTTCTTAGTTCACGACATGGGACCGAAGTTAGGAGATGACTTTTCTCAGTATAATGCTTCTGGAGATGAATGGAGAACGACTCCTTTATGGGGAGGAGGACTACAAAAAATTGTTAATGGTCATACAGATATGCTTCATGATGGACGAGCAAGAAACGTATTAGAGGCCATTATGTGGCATGGAGGAGAAGGAGATGTCTCACGACAGATATTCTCTAACATGAATACAGATGACCGTCAATCACTAATTGCTTTTGTCAATTCTCTTTAAAATGTAATTTAGTAAAATAAATAAACAATGAAAATACAACAAAGATGAAAAGAGAAAGCAATATGTTGCCAGTAATGTGGAATAAAAGGAGTGATAAATGTCAAATGTCAATCTCTACTTTTACAAAAGAGAGGACATCTGAACACCACATGATGATAACCCCTCGTGGTATTAACAACTTCTACGAGCAGTATCAAGTTCTTAAAGAAGCACTACTGTCATTTATTCTTGAAAGAGGGAAAAAGAACTGTCATCTTGTATTTCAACGTATTTTCTTTAGTGATATCACCAATCAAAGTGAAATCATCACTGATGTAGACATGCTAAAAGACAATGGTATTGAATCAACCATTTCATGGGTACAACAACCTCCATTGAATCATGTTAAGTGTACTCTATATGCCTACCTTATCGAGACGGAAGAAGAGATGGTTATCGATCACTCTAATGCACCTCATCATACAGAGATTCACAAGGGAGCTTATAGCCATCTATGGAGTGGTAAATTGGTTTCTCAAGATAACGGAAGTTCATACCAACAAACAGAGAATATTTTTGCTGAATACCATAAATTACTTGAGGGGAAAGGCTATCATTTTTCTGACATGTGTCATCGTACATGGCTTTATGTAAGGGATGTAGACACCAACTATCAAGGAGTTGTAGAGGCAAGAAATGATTATTTCGATACCGTAGGATTGATTCCATCAAACCATTTTGTAACAAGTACAGGAATTGAAGGAAGAGATCTTGATGTAAAGAAAAATGTACTAATGGATGCTTATGCTGTCAAAGGACTTAGTAAAGATCAGGTAAGATACATTCAAGCATTAACTCATCTAAATCCTACCCATGAATATGGTGTCCGATTTGAAAGAGGAACTGCTATCGAGTTCGGTGACCGTAAACATATTTACATCTCTGGAACTGCAAGTATTGATAACAAAGGTGAGATCGTTCATCCCAACCATATCGTTCTACAAGCTGATAGAGCGATGGAGAATATCTCAGCATTGCTGAAAGAAGAGGAGGCAAGCCCAAATAATATCATGCAAATGATCATCTACTTAAGAGATGTGGCAGACTACTCAATTATTGAAACTTATTATAACGAACGCTATCCCAATACACCCAAAGTAATCGTACTAGCTCCTGTATGTAGACCAGGCTGGTTGATCGAGATTGAGTGTATTGCGATAAAGTCGATGAATAATCCGACTTTCGCAAATTTCTAAACTAGAACATGAAGTATATATCACTTATATTGGCAGTTATGTTTATCCTAACTGCCAATGCACAAAACAATAAAACAAACGAGAGCTATATTGAGAACGATCTTATTTCACTGAATGGAAAAGATGGAATCTCTTTTAAAACGGGTGCAGGCGACTTCCTATTTAAGCCTTATGTTTTAATTCAAACCAGAGCTCAGTTCAATTACTACGATGATGAAGGTCTAAGCCTAATGGACCAGGATAATGTTCTCAATTCTGGCTTTGCCATTCCATATGCATTAGTTGGTTTTGCTGGAACAGCATTTAATAAAATCACCTATAATATTGCATTAAACACTGCGGCATCAGGTGCTGCACTACTTAATCAAGCATGGATTGATATCAACTTAAAGTCATCGATACGATTTCGAGTCGGAAAATTCAAGACACCTTACAACCAAGCTTATCTTGTTCGTCTGGGACAAACACTCTTTCCTGTTCCACCCATGTCCATGCAAACGACAGTTAATATGCCTTTCGGACTTAACAGTGTAAACCCTAAGATCGCAACAGGCTTCGATATTGGAGTACAAATGCACGGGTTGGTAAACAACGTTTGGGACTATCGCATTGGTGTATTCAATGGCACAGGCATAGGAACGAATCAAGCCACGAAAACCTTAAGTGATGACTATAATATCCCATCACTGTTATACGCTGCAAGGTTGGCCTACATGCCATTAGGTCAGATGCCTCTTCATCAAGGAAGTCCAACTGATCTGCATAACCATAAAATGCTTTTCGCTCTCTCTGGATCTGCAAATATTGAAGCGAATGCAGAAAGTAGCAATGACTACAGGACTGGAGTCGAATTTGCATATCTAAGAAACAAGTTATACTTCAATGCAGAAGCTTATACCATGACCATGAACTATGTAGAGCGTCAAAAAACTGCGCCATTATATAGCTATTGGGGAGCATATGCACAAGCAGGTTACTTTATTGGAAAGAAACTACAACCAACAGTACGCATTGATTTTATGGATAGAAATTCAACTAAAGTAAATGGAACACTCATGGCAAACTCTATTGGTTTAAATTATTTTATTCTCAATAATAATTTAAAGATACAGGCTTTCTATCGCCACCTCAGCAAAATGGGACATGATACCGAATTTGAAGCAAACGATGATGACAATGGACTCTCAGAACACCAAGCAATGGTTCAGTTACAGTTTTCATTCTAATCATTTTTCTTAAACTCTTACCCAAGCTTTACTGCTTGGGTAAACCATTTATCTTCATCATGAAAAACGCAATAATACTATTTATTCTAACGATGACTTTTTGCTCATCGTGTTCCAATACTAGCGATACAACCCCAGATATAAATCTCGGTGGCACAATAACGTGCGATATATCACTTTCTAATCCGACTTTAGTAGCTAGTAGACAAAGATTATATGCATCACTATATAAAGGTAAACAAACGAGTGCTATTGAAACGATAGAGCTCAAAATGGAAACAAATCAACAATGTGTATTCCATAATGCTCCTGAGGGCAATTACACACTTAAGATTGAGGCCAAACAAGGGAAATCAATCAAGTCATCCATACTTGAAAAAGAAATTATTGTAACATTAAAAGCTCAAAATATAGATATTTCGGCTAATCTTGCTTCATTCCATCGTTTAAAGTATGGGCTATTCAAACAGTGCATCATGTGCCATACGGCAAATCTTGCAAGTGAAAATGGTCACCTCTCATTAGACCCAAATGATGCTTATTCAAATCTAGTTCAAGTCGATGCACATAAAACAAAGATGAAAAGAGTCACACCAAACGACCTTTCAAATAGTTTTCTCCTTAAGGTTCTAACAAAAAATATTGCATGGGATCATCAATATGAAGTCTTGGAACCGCAACAAATAAAGATGATTGAAACGTGGATAAATGAGGGTGCATTAGATAATTAAATTTATCTTGGCATAAATTATATAAATAATATGTTCACATAATTCAATTCTATACATAATGAAACATAAAATTTGTATGTTTGGTTGTTTATTAGCAATAACACTCGGAGGATGCTCCTACAATGAGATCGATTTTGAGAAAATAGAGACGGCTTCATATCAAGAAGATATCGTTCCACTGTTTAATGATAAATGTATTATGTGTCACAAAGATCGTGGATCTGCATTCTCTTTAGAAACACCAGGTGCATATGAGATACTAAAACAACGTCAATTAGTAAACAAGAATAATCCGACTCTATTAACAAAGTTAAAGGAAGGACATCCAACAAGTAGTAGTTTAAATGATAACCAACTGAAAAAAATTGAATTATGGATAAAAGAAGGCGCTTTGGAAAATTAGGCCTCTATATTCTCCTTTGTTTAGTCTCTTTTTCGACCCAAGGAAATAACCGAGCGAAGAGGGAGAGTAGAAGTAAAGAGTTGTTTCCTCTTTTTTGGGGAACAAATATTAATAATCTACAAACCTCACAAACATTACGTCAAGGAGATTTGCAACTACGCATATTTCATCGATTTGGTGCAATAAGTGATGGTGCATCAGAGATGTTTGGAATCTATTCTCCAAGCAATATCACCATGGGACTTGCTTATGGTGTGACTTCTAATTTCTCCGTAATATTTGATGCAGAGAAAGAGAAACGTTTTTATGACCTATCTCTTAAATATCGAATTCTTACGCAGAAATCTGATAATAGTATGCCATTATCTTTAACCTATATCTTGACAACAAGCTATAGTGGTATGGGAGAAGAGAACTATGGAGTAACCTACCATGCTGCCAATCGTTGGAGCTATTTGAATCAAGTGGTTGCAGAGAAACAGATTGGATATAAAACCAATGTGATGGCAGGGATCTATTATGCCCATCATAATGCGGCATTACCCAAGCAACCACATGATGCTGGGGCATTCTCTTTAGCAATGGGATATCGACTAATGAAAAAGTTAGGTCTATTTGCTACTTACCAGCACAACTTTGCGTTGGGATCACTAGCAGGCGAAAACAAGCGCACGGAGATTGGAAAAGATGGCTTCTCAACTGGAATAAGCTATGGGACACCAACCCATAAATTTCAGTTCTTTGTTTCCAATCAGTATGGAATTAATACAGGTGAAAATATTGCAAACAACCCTTACGATATCAGCATGGATAATCTAAGGATTGGATTTAATATTTCTGTAAGACTACATCATAAAAAGTAATAGTAAAAAATGAAATATCTTAAAACTCTTTTCATCTTAGGTTGTATTATACCCATCATTGCATGGATGCCAATACCAACTCAAGACCTAGGGGACATTACGTTTTCCACTCTTAACGTCGTTAAAAAAGACACTAAGAAGTGGTTTAAGCGTGAAGTAAAAATGGTTGGTGCCAATAAGAAAGAGTTATCCTTTGATGTAGAAATAACTTGGGATAGCCAAGGTAAATTCTCTGAAATTAAAGGTACTCATGGCTATGTACTCCAGAAGTATAATGGAAAAGTATTAAATGCGAAGCAACTTCAGAAGCTAAACAAGATTCTAACAGCACCAGCATCTCGTTTCTCTGAACTCAAGCTTCACTCTGGCAGTGCAAAAGCAAATGAAAATGAGCTATATGAGATTGATGCTTATAGCGGAGCAAGCGTAAAAGATAAGCCTAAATTAGAGTGGATTTCAGGTGCTGGAGAACTCTGTTATGTACTTTGGAATATCGTACATGGAGAAACGGTTCAAGAGATTACCTCTTTCAAATAATTAATGGTAGGTAGCTGAATGTTTAAAATTTAAACATTCAGCTACCTACCATTACAATCTTATAAACCAACCCTAAATGCTTAGCATAGTAACAACACCATAGTAAATACAATCCCATCATTTTGTCTAAATAAAGATCACTACAAGTAAAAATTAGATTTATTTAATCCAATTTAGCTATCTTAGCAGCGAAATGACCAAATGTATAAAGAAAATAGCTGCAATTACTTCCAGAATATTTATTCTTGGAATGTTGTTATGGATGCAAATGCTATCCATAGTGACGATGCACTCGCATACTTTGGACAATGGTGAAGTCATTTGGCACTTTCACCCTCTAAGCTCTCCTGATCAATCGGGAACCAATGGACATCAACATAATAACTGTACCAACTACCATGGTTTCTCATGGCAATCTATAACATGGTTACTTGCTGATAAACCTATCGTTCCTCCCGATACCATACACATTCAAAGTATCAATAAATGTGATCAAATCGATCGAATTGTACTTACAGAATGTCCGTCTATTAGACTCCGAGGACCTCCCTCATTATCTTAAATGAATTTCATCCATTATTTTAATAGATCTCGACACTTGTTATTTACATAAGTCGACCTCTAGCACTTGCGTACGACACAAAAAGTCAACTATTTGACCTCTTTCATGGTATGCGAAACTTGTTGTACACCAACGTATAACAACATTACTTAATACACTACAATTTTACAATAATGAAATTATTCAAGATATTACTATGTGGTATACTAATGTGTACCATATCATTAGGGAACTTATATGCTGATACGAAAAAATCACCAGCAAATAGCATTTCAGGAGCAGTTACTTGTGAAAACCAAGCGATACCATTTGTAAATATATTTATCTCAGGAACAACCATTGGATCTGCATCTGATGTAAATGGAAAATACAAGCTTCAGAACCTCCCTGAAGGACAACACACCATTGTATGTAAAGCGGTAGGATATAAACCAATTACGAAAGAGATAAACATTAAGAAAGGTACGTCAATAGTACTTAATCTAGACATGAAAGAGGACCATATTGGTTTAGACCAAGTGGTAATTTCGGCGAATCGTAATGAAACCAATAGAAAAGAAGCAGCCGTTATTGTAA
It encodes:
- a CDS encoding thiol oxidoreductase, translating into MLQNYFKIMLFALILLSCERDANKDVTKPDINSTVKMASARELSAGVSTIFTATSKAYDTNADWASGKLYDRFLDGDALYDDPRDTSDDPRTGGRGPLFCGTSCGSCHNNSGRTKSSLIRDGGTGPGDFSSFLTFFRTPNDQYHRNYGRVLHDHAVYGMKPEGKVHVEYTEEKHKLPDGTEYSLRVPRYWITDFYAEDIDMSQVEMTVRTPLRHVGMGQIMALDLDEIRSLEKKQYPEYGISGEINWVFERGKKQIGLTGHKAHHADLTVELGFLSDMGITNHRYPLEIAYGQPQVTGEQRIEISSDDMADVDLYLHCLGVPSRRNINSEMVKYGEKMFRKAKCHLCHVETLHTRPEGATLIDGTNLPWLGGQTIHPYSDFLVHDMGPKLGDDFSQYNASGDEWRTTPLWGGGLQKIVNGHTDMLHDGRARNVLEAIMWHGGEGDVSRQIFSNMNTDDRQSLIAFVNSL
- a CDS encoding OprO/OprP family phosphate-selective porin; the protein is MKYISLILAVMFILTANAQNNKTNESYIENDLISLNGKDGISFKTGAGDFLFKPYVLIQTRAQFNYYDDEGLSLMDQDNVLNSGFAIPYALVGFAGTAFNKITYNIALNTAASGAALLNQAWIDINLKSSIRFRVGKFKTPYNQAYLVRLGQTLFPVPPMSMQTTVNMPFGLNSVNPKIATGFDIGVQMHGLVNNVWDYRIGVFNGTGIGTNQATKTLSDDYNIPSLLYAARLAYMPLGQMPLHQGSPTDLHNHKMLFALSGSANIEANAESSNDYRTGVEFAYLRNKLYFNAEAYTMTMNYVERQKTAPLYSYWGAYAQAGYFIGKKLQPTVRIDFMDRNSTKVNGTLMANSIGLNYFILNNNLKIQAFYRHLSKMGHDTEFEANDDDNGLSEHQAMVQLQFSF
- a CDS encoding DUF5777 family beta-barrel protein, whose product is MDKRRRFGKLGLYILLCLVSFSTQGNNRAKRESRSKELFPLFWGTNINNLQTSQTLRQGDLQLRIFHRFGAISDGASEMFGIYSPSNITMGLAYGVTSNFSVIFDAEKEKRFYDLSLKYRILTQKSDNSMPLSLTYILTTSYSGMGEENYGVTYHAANRWSYLNQVVAEKQIGYKTNVMAGIYYAHHNAALPKQPHDAGAFSLAMGYRLMKKLGLFATYQHNFALGSLAGENKRTEIGKDGFSTGISYGTPTHKFQFFVSNQYGINTGENIANNPYDISMDNLRIGFNISVRLHHKK